A genomic region of Oryza glaberrima chromosome 1, OglaRS2, whole genome shotgun sequence contains the following coding sequences:
- the LOC127757434 gene encoding uncharacterized protein LOC127757434, translating into MEGDNPEARKDEDRIQTALESEKDQSPHQAVVKSEKDQSQAAMKSEKADTEKLIQFMEANYEKYVANVDSFEDFYHAIVELIEKFCEERGQVQYKIPSKKALKEAYEKHHTEQGQLKREEFIKIGKEVIRRDSFTLGKATMDFIMYLFGAPLCALAAKRILPGLRWISDDVAIPLATSASVAYLIRTKQL; encoded by the exons ATGGAAGGAGATAATCCTGAGGCGAGGAAAG ATGAAGACCGGATTCAGACTGCCCTGGAGAGCGAGAAGGATCAGAGTCCTCATCAGGCTGTCGTGAAGAGCGAGAAGGATCAGAGCCAGGCTGCTATGAAGAGTGAGAAGGCTGATACGGAGAAACTCATTCAGTTCATGGAAGCAAATTATGAGAAGTATGTTGCTAATGTAGATTCCTTCGAAGATTTCTACCATGCCATCGTTGAGCTTATCGA AAAGTTTTGCGAGGAGCGCGGCCAGGTGCAGTACAAGATACCGTCGAAAAAAGCCCTGAAGGAAGCGTATGAG AAGCATCACACGGAGCAGGGACAGTTGAAGAGGGAGGAGTTCATCAAGATCGGCAAGGAGGTGATCAGGCGGGACAGCTTCACCCTGGGCAAGGCGACCATGGACTTCATCATGTACCTGTTCGGCGCCCCGCtgtgcgcgctcgccgccaaGAGGATCCTCCCCGGCCTCCGCTGGATCTCCGACGACGTCGCCATCCCtctcgccacctccgcctccgtcgcctaCCTCATCAGGACCAAGCAACTCTGA